Genomic segment of Rhodocaloribacter litoris:
CCAGGCCGGCGGCGGGTTTCATCCAACGCAAAACAGGAACAGCGATCATGAAAGTCATCACCCTCGGCGAGATCATGCTCCGGCTCTCGACGCCGGGCTTCCAGCGGTTCGTGCAGGCGTCGTCGTTCGACGTCACCTTCGGAGGCGGCGAGGCCAACGTGGCCGTGTCGCTGGCGAACTACGGCTTCGAGAGCTACTTCGTCACGAAGCTGCCCCGCCACGAGATCGGGCAGGCGGCCGTCAACCACCTGCGGCGTTTCGGGGTGTCGGACCGCTTCATCGTCCGCGGCGGCGAGCGGGTCGGCATCTATTTCCTGGAGACGGGCGCCAGCCAGCGGGCCTCGAAGGTCGTCTACGACCGGGCCGGCGCCGCCGTCACCACGCTCACGCCGGAGGAGTTGGACTTCGAGGCGCTCTTCGACGGGGCGCGGTGGTTCCACTTCACCGGCATCACCCCGGCCCTCGGCGAGATCCCCCGGCGGACGGTGACGGCCGCGGCCCGCGCGGCCAAGGCGGCCGGCGTGACGGTTTCGTGCGATCTCAACTACCGCAAGAAGCTCTGGACGGTCGAGGAAGCACAGGCCACGATGCGCCCGCTGATGGAGTACGTGGACGTATGCATCGCCAACGAGGAGGATGCCGAGAAGAGCCTGGGCATGAAGGCGGGCGGGACCGACGTGGAGGCGGCGCACCTGGAGGAGGAAGCCTACGTGGAGCTGGCGCGCCGGCTCAAGACGACGTACGGGTTCGAGGCCGTCGCCATCACGCTGCGCGAGAGCTTCTCGGCCTCGGTCAACGGCTGGAGCGCGCTGCTGCACGACGACCGGGATTGCCGGGAGCCGTACCGCTCGCGTCGGTACGAGATCCAGCTGGTCGACCGCGTCGGCGGGGGGGATGCCTTCGCCGGCGGGCTGATCGCGGGGCTGTTGCAGAAGGACGACACCCGCCAGGCCCTCGAGTTCGCCGTGGCCGCCTCGTGCCTCAAACAGACCATTCCGGGCGACTTCAACCTGGTCAGCCGCGACGAGGTCGAGAAGCTCGCCGCCGGCGGCGGTTCGGGGCGCGTCGAGCGCTGAACCGGCCCGGCTCCGTTTCACCAGCCATCCACCCCCATGTCGTCACTCGCTTCCCGTCGTGAATTCCTCCGGTGCCTGGCAGCCGGGGCCGGAGGCCTGATCGTGCTGCCCCTGGCCGGCAGCGGTTGCCGGGGGGGCGCAGGCCTCCGCGATGCGGCCGCGTGGGCGGAGGTGCCCGGCATCCTTGAGCGCATCCGGCCGCCCCGGTTCCCCGACCGTGATGTGCTCGTCACCGACTTCGGCGCCGTGCCGGGCGGGACGGAACCGGCCACCGACGCGTTCCGCCGGGCCGTGGCCGCCTGCCATGACGCCGGCGGCGGGCGCGTCGTGGTGCCGCCCGGCGACTTCCTCACCGGCCCGATCCACCTGCGCTCGAACGTCAACCTGCACCTCGCCGAAGGCGCGACGCTGCGCTTCTCCACCAACCCGGAGGACTACCTGCCGCCCGTCTACACCCGGTGGGAGGGGGTCGAGTTGATGAACTATTCGCCGCTCATCTATGCGCGGGGGCAGGAAAACGTGGCCGTCACCGGGGCGGGCACGCTCGACGGGCAGGCCGACGAGCAGCACTGGTGGCCGTGGAAAGGGCAGGCCCGGTATGGATGGACGGAGGGCAGCCCGGAGCAGGGGCCGGCCCGCGATCGCCTCTTCCGCATGGCCGAGGACGGCGTGCCCGTCGCCGAGCGCGTCTTCGGCACGGGCGACTACCTCCGGCCCAGTTTCATCGAGTTCTACGACTGCCGGAACGTGCTCATCGAAGGGGTGACGATCGTGCGCTCGCCGATGTGGCTCGTGCACCCGACGCTGTGCACCAACGTCACCGTGCGCGGGGTCACCGCCCGTTCCCACGGGCCGAACAACGACGGCTGTAATCCCGAGAGCTGCACCGACGTGCTCATCGAGGACTGCTTCTTCGACACGGGCGACGACTGCATCGCCCTGAAGTCGGGGCGCAACGCCGACGGGCGGCGCGTGGGCCGGCCCATCGAGAACGTCGTCATCCGGCGGTGCACGATGCGCGACGGGCACGGCGGCATCGTCATCGGGAGCGAGATGTCCGGCGGCGCCCGCCGCATCTTCGCCGAGGCCTGCCATCTGGACAGCCCCAACCTGGACCGCGTCCTGCGGATCAAGACCAACTCGGTGCGGGGCGGCTTCGTCGAGGACGTCTACCTGCGCGACATCACGGCCGGGCAGGTGGCCGACGCCGTCATCCGGATCAACTTCCTGTACGAGGAAGGAGATGCCGGCCCCCACGATCCCGTCGTGCGCAACATCGACGTGCGGCGGCTCACGAGCGGTCAGAGCACGTACGCGCTCTACCTCATCGGCTATCCGGACGCCCCCATCCGCGACGTGTACCTGGCGGACTGCCGCTTCGACGGCGTCGCGCGCGACAGCGTCGTCGAGCACGTCGAAGGTCTGGTGCTCGACGAGGTGTTCATCAACGGAGAGCGGGTCGAACGGCTCGCGCCCACAACCTGACCATCTATGCGAGGCTGGTTTCTTTTTCTGCTGGTGATGCTGGTGCCGGCGACGGCCGCGGCCCAGCAAACGTACTATGTGGCGCCGGGCGGACGTGCCACGGCGGCGGGCACCCTGGCCGATCCGTTCGATGGCATCCCGACCGCCCTGGCCCATGTGTCACCGGGCGACACGATCTACGTGCGCGGCGGCACCTACGTCTCGCCGGTTCCCATCCGCATCGACCGTACCGGCCTCGAAGGGCAGTATCTCCACATCTGGGCCTATCCCGGCGAGACGCCGGTCTTCGACTTCACCGGCGCCTCGCGCGGGTTCGACCTGCGCGGGTTCTACCTGCACCTGAAAGGGCTCGTGGCCGAGCACGCCGAGGATAACGGTTTTTACCTGAAGGGGGCCTCGTACAATATCCTCGAACAGGTGGTGGCGCGCTACAACGGCGACTCGGGCGTGCAGCTCGAAGACGGCGCCTCGTACAACCTGCTGCTCAACGTGGACTCCTACGGCAACTACGACCCCGGCAACCACGGCGAGAACGCCGACGGCTTCGCCATCAAGTTTGGCGTGGGGCCGGGCAACGTGCTGCGGGGGTGCCGGGCCTGGGGCAACTCGGACGACGGGTACGACTTCTGGTCGCGGGACGATCCCGGGCAGCAGGGCGTCACGGTGGAGGACAGCTGGGCCTTCAAGAACGGCATCAACGTGTGGGACGACCCGGGCTTTCAGGGGGATTCGAACGGCTTCAAGCTCGGGCACGGGCCGGGCCCGCACGTCCTCACCGGCAACGTGGCCTGGGGGCACCGGGCCCACGGCTTCGACGTCAACGGCAACCTCAGCGGGGTGACGCTCTACAACAACACGGCCTACCTCAACGGCGGCTACGACTTCTATTTCGACGACGATCCGAACGTGGCCGACGGCGGGCACGTGCTGCGCAACAACCTCGCCTACGGCCGGGTGCGGATGGATGCCACGGTGGTCGATGATGCCGGTAACGCGTGGAATGCCGGCCTGCCGGCCCCGCAGCCGTCCTTCTTCCTGAGCCTCGACGACACCGGCGCCGACGGGCCGCGCGGTCCGGACGGCAGCCTGCCCGTATTGCCCTTCCTCCGCCTGGCCGCCGGCAGCCCCTACATCGACGCCGGCGTGGACGTGGGGCGTCCCTACGAAGGGGCGGCGCCGGACCTGGGCGCCTTCGAGTCGCCGTATGCGACGGGCACGCCGGTGCAGGTGAGCAACGAGGTGCCGGAGCGCCTGTGGCTCGGGGCTCCCTATCCGAACCCGTTCGTCGACCGGGTCCACCTCACGTTCGAAGCCGCCCCGGCGGAGGAGTACCGCCTGCGCATCTTCGACGTGCTCGGGCGTACCGTCACCACGCTCGTCGATGGCGCCGTGGCGCCCGGGCGGCATACGGTCACGTGGGCGGCCGGCGCGCACCTGCCGCCCGGCCTCTACTTTGCCCGGCTGGAGGCCGGCGGGTCGGTACAGGTGGTCCGGCTCGTCAAAGCACGATAGAGCGATCGTTCAAACCAGACCGGAGCAACGACCGATGAAGCTGTTTTCGCTCGACGGCAGGAAGGCGCTGGTCACGGGGGCCAGCCGGGGGCTGGGGCGGGCGATGGCGCTCGCGCTGGCCCGTGCCGGG
This window contains:
- a CDS encoding right-handed parallel beta-helix repeat-containing protein, encoding MRGWFLFLLVMLVPATAAAQQTYYVAPGGRATAAGTLADPFDGIPTALAHVSPGDTIYVRGGTYVSPVPIRIDRTGLEGQYLHIWAYPGETPVFDFTGASRGFDLRGFYLHLKGLVAEHAEDNGFYLKGASYNILEQVVARYNGDSGVQLEDGASYNLLLNVDSYGNYDPGNHGENADGFAIKFGVGPGNVLRGCRAWGNSDDGYDFWSRDDPGQQGVTVEDSWAFKNGINVWDDPGFQGDSNGFKLGHGPGPHVLTGNVAWGHRAHGFDVNGNLSGVTLYNNTAYLNGGYDFYFDDDPNVADGGHVLRNNLAYGRVRMDATVVDDAGNAWNAGLPAPQPSFFLSLDDTGADGPRGPDGSLPVLPFLRLAAGSPYIDAGVDVGRPYEGAAPDLGAFESPYATGTPVQVSNEVPERLWLGAPYPNPFVDRVHLTFEAAPAEEYRLRIFDVLGRTVTTLVDGAVAPGRHTVTWAAGAHLPPGLYFARLEAGGSVQVVRLVKAR
- a CDS encoding sugar kinase; the encoded protein is MKVITLGEIMLRLSTPGFQRFVQASSFDVTFGGGEANVAVSLANYGFESYFVTKLPRHEIGQAAVNHLRRFGVSDRFIVRGGERVGIYFLETGASQRASKVVYDRAGAAVTTLTPEELDFEALFDGARWFHFTGITPALGEIPRRTVTAAARAAKAAGVTVSCDLNYRKKLWTVEEAQATMRPLMEYVDVCIANEEDAEKSLGMKAGGTDVEAAHLEEEAYVELARRLKTTYGFEAVAITLRESFSASVNGWSALLHDDRDCREPYRSRRYEIQLVDRVGGGDAFAGGLIAGLLQKDDTRQALEFAVAASCLKQTIPGDFNLVSRDEVEKLAAGGGSGRVER
- a CDS encoding glycoside hydrolase family 28 protein; protein product: MSSLASRREFLRCLAAGAGGLIVLPLAGSGCRGGAGLRDAAAWAEVPGILERIRPPRFPDRDVLVTDFGAVPGGTEPATDAFRRAVAACHDAGGGRVVVPPGDFLTGPIHLRSNVNLHLAEGATLRFSTNPEDYLPPVYTRWEGVELMNYSPLIYARGQENVAVTGAGTLDGQADEQHWWPWKGQARYGWTEGSPEQGPARDRLFRMAEDGVPVAERVFGTGDYLRPSFIEFYDCRNVLIEGVTIVRSPMWLVHPTLCTNVTVRGVTARSHGPNNDGCNPESCTDVLIEDCFFDTGDDCIALKSGRNADGRRVGRPIENVVIRRCTMRDGHGGIVIGSEMSGGARRIFAEACHLDSPNLDRVLRIKTNSVRGGFVEDVYLRDITAGQVADAVIRINFLYEEGDAGPHDPVVRNIDVRRLTSGQSTYALYLIGYPDAPIRDVYLADCRFDGVARDSVVEHVEGLVLDEVFINGERVERLAPTT